The following are encoded in a window of Penaeus vannamei isolate JL-2024 chromosome 17, ASM4276789v1, whole genome shotgun sequence genomic DNA:
- the LOC113828971 gene encoding U-scoloptoxin(01)-Er1a encodes MKTALALVFVAAVAALPGIRHRRDSFPDAFELPSNASLILGNIITGFDCTDLPYGYYADTANNCQIFHVCLPYILFDQLITRQFSFFCGEGTVFDQEKLVCAFPEDALPCSLASEYTRVNEYFGQTERNFLE; translated from the exons ATGAAGACTGCTCTGGCTCTTG TTTTCGTTGCGGCGGTCGCAGCGCTGCCAGGAATCCGTCACCGCCGGGACAGCTTCCCCGACGCGTTCGAGCTCCCGTCCAACGCCAGCCTCATCCTCGGCAACATCATCACAGGATTTGACTGCACCGACCTGCCTTACGGCTACTACGCCGACACCGCCAACAACTGCCAGATCTTCCACGTGTGTCTGCCTTACATCCTGTTCGACCAGCTCATCACCAGGCAGTTCTCCTTCTTCTGCGGCGAGGGCACGGTCTTCGACCAGGAGAAGCTCGTGTGCGCCTTCCCCGAGGACGCTCTGCCCTGCAGCCTCGCCAGCGAGTACACGCGAGTCAACGAGTACTTCGGCCAGACGGAGAGGAACTTCCTCGAATAG